In Triticum urartu cultivar G1812 unplaced genomic scaffold, Tu2.1 TuUngrouped_contig_2247, whole genome shotgun sequence, one genomic interval encodes:
- the LOC125526903 gene encoding uncharacterized protein LOC125526903: MVLEDESSDDHSSLPYMQSSSTDVSTRSVPFSIEDPDYKGLELDVMSPCEKHGMASERLVAFEGTDTGRRFLACAQPEGSNCGFVEWVDHQWPPTMQNALLKLWAMVEDAKSARVNDNLKSSFTIHHLTEEKNKLEANYDKLVQDVHQLMSFQG; encoded by the exons ATGGTTTTGGAGGACGAAAGCAGCGACGACCATTCTAGCCTCCCGTACATGCAGTCTTCCTCCACAGACGTCTCAACGAGGTCA GTCCCTTTCAGCATTGAAGATCCAGATTACAAGGGGCTTGAGCTGGATGTGATGTCCCCATGTGAGAAGCACGGCATGGCATCTGAGAGGCTTGTTGCCTTTGAAGGAACAGACACAGGCAGGAGGTTTTTAGCATGTGCACAGCCG GAAGGTAGCAATTGTGGCTTTGTTGAATGGGTTGATCACCAGTGGCCCCCAACAATGCAGAATGCATTGTTGAAGCTATGGGCAATGGTTGAAGATGCCAAAAGTGCTAGGGTGAATGACAATCTTAAAAGTTCTTTCACTATCCACCATCTGACAGAAGAGAAGAACAAGCTGGAGGCCAACTATGACAAGCTAGTCCAAGATGTGCATCAGCTTATGAGCTTCCAGGGATAG